The Nesterenkonia xinjiangensis genome contains a region encoding:
- a CDS encoding GMC family oxidoreductase yields the protein MAGSTNGARIEAEEDAVVIIGSGAGGGTLAHELTGRGIPVVVLEAGPQLTGEDYVNDEWEAFNQMAWLDPRTTSGSWRIARDFPNLPAWIVKAVGGTTTHWSGATPRFKSHEFKARSVYGRVDDADLLDWPISLQELEPYYDLAEQAMGSTHVHGRKPLPANNNYKVFANGAERVGYRFYATGPYATNAEEYDGRPASIQDGFNFQGDKNGSKWSIMVREIPRALKTGLLDLRPESQAVQITHDAEGTVDAVLYLDSEGNLHRQRAKVVCVAANAIETSRLLLLSATPAFPDGLANSSGQVGRHYMRHLTGTVWGQFENPVRMNRGETMAGVICDESLHDPDRGFAGGYYMETISLGPAFMAAFAEPGAWGPDFTRLIDAYANTAGTWIVGEDMPQASNRVTLNSTVKDQNGLPVPNVHYDDHPNDVAMREHAYGQGEKVYQAVDAVSTHRTPPYPSTHNLGTTRMSERPEEGVVDRWGRTHDVSNLFISDGSVFTTGAAANPTLTIVALAIRQAEYIAEQLRAQSL from the coding sequence ATGGCAGGATCCACGAACGGCGCCCGCATCGAGGCGGAGGAGGACGCCGTGGTCATCATCGGATCCGGCGCCGGTGGAGGGACCTTGGCCCACGAGCTCACGGGCCGTGGTATCCCCGTGGTGGTCCTCGAGGCCGGTCCCCAGCTCACGGGTGAGGACTATGTCAATGATGAGTGGGAGGCCTTCAATCAGATGGCCTGGCTGGATCCGCGGACCACCAGCGGTTCCTGGCGCATCGCCCGGGACTTCCCCAACCTTCCGGCCTGGATCGTCAAAGCGGTGGGAGGGACCACCACCCATTGGTCGGGTGCCACACCGCGGTTCAAGAGCCATGAGTTCAAGGCCCGCAGCGTCTACGGGCGGGTCGACGACGCGGATCTCCTGGACTGGCCGATCAGTCTTCAGGAACTCGAGCCGTACTACGACCTGGCGGAGCAGGCCATGGGATCCACCCATGTGCACGGGCGCAAGCCGCTTCCTGCCAACAACAACTACAAGGTCTTCGCCAACGGCGCCGAGAGGGTCGGCTACCGCTTCTACGCCACCGGCCCCTATGCCACCAACGCCGAGGAGTATGACGGGCGACCGGCCTCCATCCAGGACGGCTTCAACTTCCAAGGGGACAAGAACGGCTCCAAATGGTCGATCATGGTCCGCGAGATCCCCCGAGCGCTGAAGACCGGGCTGCTGGACCTCCGCCCGGAGTCCCAGGCCGTGCAGATCACCCATGACGCCGAAGGCACGGTCGATGCCGTCCTGTATCTCGACTCTGAGGGGAATCTTCACCGCCAGAGAGCGAAGGTGGTGTGCGTGGCGGCCAACGCGATCGAGACCTCCAGGCTGCTCCTGCTCTCGGCCACCCCGGCATTCCCCGATGGGCTGGCGAACTCCTCCGGTCAGGTGGGACGCCACTACATGCGCCATCTCACCGGGACCGTGTGGGGCCAGTTCGAGAACCCGGTGCGGATGAACCGCGGGGAGACGATGGCCGGGGTCATCTGCGACGAGTCGCTGCACGACCCGGACCGCGGATTCGCCGGCGGCTACTACATGGAGACCATCTCCCTCGGACCGGCGTTCATGGCGGCCTTCGCCGAGCCCGGTGCCTGGGGGCCGGACTTCACTCGACTCATTGATGCCTACGCAAACACCGCCGGGACGTGGATCGTGGGGGAGGACATGCCCCAGGCGTCCAACCGCGTCACGCTCAACTCCACGGTGAAGGACCAGAATGGGCTGCCGGTGCCCAACGTGCACTACGACGACCACCCGAACGACGTGGCCATGCGAGAGCATGCCTACGGGCAGGGGGAGAAGGTCTACCAAGCGGTGGACGCGGTCTCGACTCACCGCACTCCGCCGTACCCGTCCACGCACAATCTGGGGACGACCAGGATGAGCGAGCGGCCCGAGGAGGGCGTCGTCGACCGCTGGGGACGCACCCATGATGTGTCCAACCTGTTCATCAGCGACGGTTCGGTGTTCACCACTGGTGCGGCGGCCAATCCGACCCTGACCATCGTCGCCCTGGCGATCCGCCAGGCGGAGTACATCGCCGAGCAGCTGAGGGCTCAGTCGCTGTGA
- a CDS encoding IclR family transcriptional regulator has protein sequence MPQTAVITRVFSVLEAVSGSGSASAKEVAERLEIPLPTVYRLLHKLVDAGYLTHLREAGRFELGPKVFDLGLSFRQRLIAPSPIRQATDELHRTLGTAAYFAIYRGSDILLTHLSDCETHPRLRPLRFGFHEAAHATAFGKILLSGMPEDQCSAYLRARGMVRLTEHTIVDPVLLADHLQDVSTRGIAWEQEEFIARQTCAAVGIRNAQGVNVGALAISMPAQQSSSREREVEAALREYAGRCSRYLRAAG, from the coding sequence ATGCCACAGACTGCTGTGATCACACGGGTCTTCTCCGTGCTGGAGGCGGTCTCCGGCAGCGGCAGCGCGAGCGCCAAGGAGGTCGCCGAGCGCCTCGAGATACCTCTGCCCACCGTCTATCGGCTGCTGCACAAGCTGGTCGACGCCGGGTATCTGACCCACCTGCGTGAGGCGGGCCGCTTCGAACTGGGTCCGAAGGTCTTCGACCTCGGCCTGTCCTTCCGACAGCGGCTGATCGCCCCCTCCCCGATCCGACAGGCCACCGACGAGCTGCACCGCACTCTGGGGACCGCGGCCTACTTCGCGATCTACCGGGGGTCGGACATCCTGCTCACTCACCTCTCAGACTGCGAGACCCACCCCCGGCTGCGGCCGCTGCGGTTCGGCTTCCATGAGGCAGCCCACGCCACGGCCTTCGGAAAGATCCTGCTCTCCGGGATGCCGGAGGATCAGTGCTCGGCCTATCTGCGGGCCCGAGGGATGGTCCGACTGACCGAGCACACCATCGTGGACCCCGTGCTGCTGGCCGACCACCTCCAGGACGTGTCCACCCGTGGAATCGCCTGGGAGCAGGAGGAGTTCATCGCGCGACAGACCTGCGCGGCGGTGGGCATACGCAATGCCCAGGGGGTCAACGTGGGCGCGTTGGCGATCAGCATGCCCGCTCAGCAGAGCAGCAGCCGGGAGCGGGAGGTGGAGGCGGCGCTGCGGGAGTACGCCGGACGCTGCAGCCGATACCTGCGCGCCGCCGGCTGA
- a CDS encoding SDR family oxidoreductase → MRTEPIPDAVAGARHEEHTARTAVVTGAARGIGRGIAERLGRDGLHVVVADLPGAVEGVEETAQTIREAGGTATEAEVDITSEASTEALVRTAADVGGQLDVFVANAGIAQVEELVDYSVADFQTMLDVNVTGMFLSYRTAARQMIAQGTGGKIIGAASIVAFRPFALLGPYSASKWAVRGLTQAAAMEWADHGITVNAYGPGIVGTAMWDLIDEKLGAKEGLQKGEALEQNARSILLGRVSVPADVAQLVSFLSSPDSDYITGQTILVDGGIQFS, encoded by the coding sequence ATGCGCACCGAACCCATCCCTGACGCCGTTGCGGGGGCCCGCCATGAGGAGCACACAGCTCGAACCGCCGTGGTCACCGGTGCGGCCCGAGGCATCGGCCGGGGCATCGCCGAACGACTCGGCCGCGATGGACTGCATGTCGTGGTCGCTGACCTGCCAGGCGCCGTCGAGGGGGTGGAAGAGACGGCGCAGACGATCCGTGAGGCCGGCGGCACCGCCACCGAGGCGGAGGTCGACATCACCTCCGAGGCATCCACCGAGGCACTGGTCAGGACCGCCGCGGATGTCGGCGGGCAGCTGGACGTCTTCGTCGCCAATGCGGGAATCGCCCAGGTGGAGGAGCTGGTCGACTACTCCGTCGCCGACTTCCAGACCATGCTGGACGTCAACGTCACCGGGATGTTCCTCTCCTACCGGACCGCCGCCCGGCAGATGATCGCCCAGGGCACCGGGGGCAAGATCATCGGCGCGGCCTCGATCGTCGCCTTTCGGCCCTTCGCGCTGCTTGGCCCGTACTCCGCCTCCAAGTGGGCAGTCCGTGGGCTGACCCAGGCAGCTGCGATGGAGTGGGCCGACCACGGCATCACCGTCAACGCCTATGGTCCCGGAATCGTGGGAACCGCCATGTGGGATCTCATCGATGAGAAGCTCGGCGCGAAGGAAGGGCTGCAGAAGGGCGAAGCCCTGGAGCAGAACGCGCGCTCCATCCTGCTGGGGCGGGTGTCGGTGCCAGCGGACGTGGCCCAGCTCGTCTCGTTCCTCTCGTCCCCCGATTCCGACTACATCACCGGACAGACCATACTGGTGGACGGCGGCATCCAGTTCTCCTGA
- a CDS encoding putative quinol monooxygenase translates to MIFIVVKFQVKPELADQWPEITREFTEATRAEPGNKWYEWSRSLEDPNEYVLVEAFDDDAAAAHVTSEHFQKATAQGSPMHQALVSTPKIISRKIDGDDWDEMGEMTVS, encoded by the coding sequence ATGATCTTCATCGTCGTGAAGTTCCAGGTCAAGCCAGAGCTGGCTGACCAGTGGCCCGAGATCACCCGTGAGTTCACCGAGGCGACGCGGGCCGAACCCGGCAACAAGTGGTACGAGTGGTCACGCAGCCTGGAGGACCCGAACGAGTACGTCCTCGTCGAGGCCTTCGACGACGACGCCGCGGCCGCGCACGTCACCAGCGAGCACTTCCAGAAGGCCACGGCCCAGGGGAGCCCCATGCACCAGGCGCTGGTGTCGACCCCGAAGATCATCTCTCGGAAGATCGACGGCGACGACTGGGACGAGATGGGCGAGATGACGGTCAGCTGA
- a CDS encoding sodium:solute symporter family protein, with protein sequence MDDETMDAQLAFAGADAIIILCLYAAAMILIGWLCGRGKGLGRSVSEYYLAGRNLGVITLFFTLYATQYSGNTVVGYAPQAYREGFSWLQSIPFFTVIIGIYLLFAPRLYAVGKKRGFVTPTDWISQRFHSRAVTALAIVLMLWGLANYLLEQLVAIGHAVSGLTGGAIPYGWAVIAFIVVMLVYEWLGGMRAVAITDAMQGIILMVGIVIMLVGALALTGGGITDLTASIAENEPEKIGVPDTLTSINWLSMLVIVGFGAAMYPHAIQRIYSSRSERILKRSLARMTWMPFITSGLVFVVGIICIDLYPGLDVSASEELVGMLANDVASLNPFFYWTMVILFGAVVGAIVSTADSVLLSFSSMISHDIYGKLIRPAASDRQKVLVGKITGIVLIALLLWIAWNPPGTLYQIFVLKFEILVQVAPAFVLGLYWRRLSSTAVFWGMLVGAAVAAVMTLSGHSTFLGVHGGTYGLLLNFGICVVGSWLRPPSAESQRATATLTESATPPARG encoded by the coding sequence ATGGATGACGAGACCATGGACGCTCAGCTCGCCTTCGCCGGTGCCGACGCGATCATCATCCTGTGTCTCTACGCGGCCGCGATGATCCTCATCGGCTGGCTGTGCGGCCGGGGCAAGGGTCTGGGCCGCAGCGTCAGCGAGTACTACCTGGCCGGGCGGAACCTGGGCGTGATCACGCTCTTCTTCACCTTGTACGCCACCCAGTACAGCGGCAACACGGTGGTCGGCTACGCTCCACAGGCCTATCGGGAGGGCTTCTCCTGGTTGCAGTCGATTCCGTTCTTCACCGTGATCATCGGCATCTATCTGCTCTTCGCGCCCCGGCTCTACGCGGTGGGGAAGAAGCGCGGCTTCGTCACGCCGACGGACTGGATCAGCCAGCGCTTCCACTCCCGGGCGGTCACGGCACTGGCCATCGTGCTGATGCTCTGGGGCCTGGCCAACTACCTGTTGGAGCAGCTGGTCGCGATCGGCCACGCCGTCTCCGGGCTCACCGGCGGGGCCATCCCCTATGGATGGGCCGTCATCGCCTTCATCGTGGTCATGCTGGTCTATGAATGGCTGGGCGGCATGCGCGCGGTCGCCATCACCGATGCGATGCAGGGGATCATCCTCATGGTCGGCATCGTGATCATGCTGGTCGGCGCCCTCGCCCTGACCGGCGGCGGGATCACGGACCTCACGGCCTCCATCGCGGAGAACGAGCCGGAGAAGATCGGCGTTCCTGACACGCTGACCTCGATCAACTGGCTCTCGATGCTCGTGATCGTGGGATTCGGCGCGGCCATGTACCCCCACGCCATCCAGCGCATCTACTCCTCACGGTCCGAACGGATCCTGAAGCGGTCCCTGGCCCGGATGACCTGGATGCCGTTCATCACCTCCGGGCTGGTGTTCGTCGTCGGCATCATCTGCATCGACCTCTACCCGGGGCTGGACGTCTCTGCTTCCGAGGAGCTGGTCGGGATGCTGGCCAACGACGTCGCCTCACTCAACCCGTTCTTCTACTGGACGATGGTGATCCTGTTCGGTGCCGTGGTCGGCGCGATCGTCTCCACCGCGGACTCGGTGCTGCTGAGCTTCTCCTCGATGATCTCCCACGACATCTACGGCAAGCTCATCCGTCCTGCCGCCTCGGACAGGCAGAAGGTGCTGGTGGGCAAGATCACCGGCATCGTGCTCATCGCCCTGCTGCTGTGGATCGCCTGGAACCCGCCGGGCACGCTGTATCAGATCTTCGTGCTGAAGTTCGAGATCCTGGTCCAGGTGGCGCCGGCGTTCGTGCTCGGACTCTACTGGCGGCGGCTGTCCTCGACCGCGGTGTTCTGGGGCATGCTGGTCGGGGCCGCAGTCGCCGCCGTGATGACGCTCAGCGGCCACAGTACGTTCCTCGGTGTGCACGGCGGCACCTACGGGCTGCTGCTGAACTTCGGGATCTGTGTGGTGGGGTCCTGGCTGCGGCCGCCCAGCGCAGAGAGCCAGCGGGCCACCGCGACGCTGACCGAGAGCGCGACACCCCCGGCCCGAGGCTGA
- a CDS encoding CaiB/BaiF CoA transferase family protein, with protein sequence MAPSTTAEDPRGEAAHPATGPLAGVRVVEMGQLIAGPFCGQLLGDMGADVIKIEEPTTGDPLRQWGRAHPQGESLWWAVLGRNKRSLALDLRSAPGQRIARELIAGCDVLIENFRPGSLERWGLAPEELIEDNPGLVMVRVSGFGQTGPYSTRPGYGSIGEAMGGLRYIVGDPQTPPSRVGISIGDTLAATFAALGALSALHERHRSGRGQIVDASIYESVLAVMESLVPDWALGGVQRERSGSILPKLAPSNVYPTRDGVWTIIAANQDTVFRRLAEAMRHPELAEDPRFVDHHARGEHQAELDQIIAEFSSGLDAEELEELLEAHAVPVGKIFRPQEMLTDPQYQARESITAVPHPVLGEVPMQNTFPRLSRTDGAVRWPGPALGAHTDEILSELGRDDDARAGLRAQGVIR encoded by the coding sequence ATGGCCCCATCGACGACGGCCGAGGACCCGAGAGGCGAGGCCGCTCATCCGGCGACAGGACCGCTGGCCGGCGTACGGGTCGTGGAGATGGGCCAGCTGATCGCCGGTCCGTTCTGCGGCCAGCTCCTCGGCGACATGGGCGCTGACGTCATCAAGATCGAGGAGCCCACCACTGGGGATCCGCTGCGCCAATGGGGGCGCGCCCATCCGCAGGGCGAGTCGCTGTGGTGGGCCGTGCTCGGTCGGAACAAGCGCTCCCTGGCCCTGGACCTGCGCTCGGCCCCCGGCCAGCGCATCGCCCGCGAGCTCATCGCCGGATGCGACGTGCTCATCGAGAACTTCCGGCCCGGCTCGCTTGAGCGCTGGGGATTGGCACCGGAGGAGCTCATCGAGGACAACCCCGGCCTGGTCATGGTCAGGGTCTCCGGATTCGGCCAGACCGGCCCCTACTCCACCCGCCCCGGCTACGGATCTATCGGCGAGGCGATGGGCGGACTGCGCTACATCGTCGGCGACCCGCAGACCCCGCCCTCGCGGGTCGGGATCTCCATCGGGGACACGCTCGCCGCGACCTTCGCCGCGCTCGGCGCCCTGTCGGCACTGCACGAACGCCATCGCAGCGGCCGCGGCCAGATCGTGGATGCCTCGATCTACGAGTCGGTGCTCGCCGTCATGGAGTCCTTGGTGCCGGACTGGGCACTGGGCGGAGTCCAGCGCGAACGCAGCGGCTCCATCCTGCCGAAGCTCGCTCCCAGCAACGTCTATCCCACCCGCGACGGAGTGTGGACCATCATCGCCGCGAACCAGGACACCGTGTTCCGACGCCTGGCCGAGGCCATGCGCCACCCTGAGCTTGCTGAGGATCCACGATTCGTCGATCATCACGCACGTGGCGAGCACCAGGCGGAGCTGGACCAGATCATCGCCGAGTTCTCCTCCGGTCTGGATGCCGAGGAGCTCGAGGAGCTCCTTGAGGCCCACGCCGTGCCGGTGGGCAAGATCTTCCGCCCGCAGGAGATGCTGACCGACCCGCAGTACCAGGCACGGGAGTCGATCACCGCCGTGCCCCATCCGGTGCTCGGGGAGGTCCCCATGCAGAACACGTTCCCCCGGCTCAGCCGCACCGACGGAGCCGTGCGGTGGCCCGGCCCGGCGCTGGGCGCTCACACCGACGAGATCCTGTCCGAGCTGGGCCGTGACGACGATGCCCGCGCAGGGCTGCGGGCTCAGGGAGTGATCCGATGA
- a CDS encoding hydroxymethylglutaryl-CoA lyase — translation MTAHSTPTTLRQAWGLPDTTRVVEVGLRDGLQAISTPVSTQTKLEIVHRLIDAGVREIEVASFAHPRVLPQLADAEELLRQVPRDRGVTYRALVPNLRGMRRAAECEIDDVAVVVPADDGMALKNQNRTTAQLIAEVQEIGRIAADVGQRLIVAVACAFFAPCRGPVSRAERLAVVEGALEAGAAAVYLATTTGEEHPGEVHDGIAEVRDRHPELGCGAHLHNRNGFAPANALAALSAGADWLETSFSGLGGDMWFPGDPTVLGNMATEDLLHLLHSMGISTGIDFEQHRRLAADVTAMTGFPVTSFVARGGSRDDLAAARWPDQTQGRVDGPAQR, via the coding sequence ATGACCGCCCACTCCACGCCCACCACGCTGAGACAGGCCTGGGGGCTGCCGGACACGACCCGTGTGGTGGAGGTCGGTCTGCGCGACGGCCTCCAGGCGATCAGCACCCCGGTGAGCACCCAGACCAAGCTCGAGATCGTCCATCGGCTCATCGACGCCGGGGTCCGAGAGATCGAGGTCGCCTCCTTCGCCCACCCCCGGGTGCTCCCCCAGCTCGCCGACGCCGAGGAGCTGCTGCGACAGGTCCCTCGCGACCGCGGTGTCACCTATCGGGCGCTCGTGCCCAACCTGCGCGGCATGAGACGTGCCGCCGAATGCGAGATCGACGACGTCGCCGTCGTCGTCCCCGCCGACGACGGGATGGCCCTGAAGAACCAGAACCGCACGACGGCCCAGCTGATCGCAGAGGTCCAAGAGATCGGGCGGATCGCCGCTGACGTCGGTCAGAGGCTCATTGTCGCAGTGGCCTGCGCGTTCTTCGCGCCCTGCCGTGGACCGGTGTCTCGGGCCGAGCGTCTCGCCGTCGTCGAGGGCGCCCTGGAAGCCGGAGCGGCGGCCGTGTATCTGGCCACCACCACCGGCGAGGAGCACCCTGGCGAAGTCCACGACGGCATCGCCGAGGTCCGCGACCGTCACCCGGAACTGGGCTGCGGCGCGCATCTGCACAATCGCAACGGGTTCGCCCCGGCCAATGCGCTGGCCGCACTCTCCGCCGGGGCGGACTGGCTGGAGACGTCCTTCTCCGGCCTGGGCGGGGACATGTGGTTCCCCGGCGATCCCACGGTGCTGGGCAACATGGCCACCGAGGACCTGCTCCACCTGCTCCACAGCATGGGCATCTCGACGGGGATCGACTTCGAGCAGCACCGCCGACTGGCCGCCGACGTCACCGCGATGACCGGCTTCCCGGTCACCTCCTTCGTCGCCCGCGGCGGCAGTCGCGACGATCTCGCCGCCGCCCGATGGCCGGACCAGACGCAGGGGAGAGTCGATGGCCCCGCTCAGCGATGA
- a CDS encoding GntR family transcriptional regulator, with translation MAPLSDDVLGLIAVGEYTGGQWLREGALAERLGVSRTPVRDALRELAALGVLDLVPHRGARIREYAFADIEQIYHARARVEPAVVADAVPRLREDHLERLRQLSDRMHAMAHDSSRRPELSRLNNEFHRVFLDAADNRALASSALHLVTPLLVAHVFAAYSEEALARSLMHHDELILAAQSGDARWAEAIMTSHILSGLHGHRAAHAAAGESGPSAADPGGSLGR, from the coding sequence ATGGCCCCGCTCAGCGATGACGTGCTCGGCCTGATCGCGGTCGGCGAGTACACCGGCGGACAATGGCTGCGCGAAGGTGCCCTCGCCGAGCGGCTCGGCGTCTCCCGCACGCCGGTGCGCGATGCGCTGCGCGAGCTGGCGGCGCTGGGGGTCCTGGACCTGGTGCCCCACCGGGGCGCGCGGATCCGGGAGTACGCGTTCGCGGACATCGAACAGATCTATCACGCTCGTGCGCGGGTCGAACCCGCGGTGGTGGCCGACGCAGTGCCCCGTCTGCGAGAAGATCACCTCGAGCGGCTGCGTCAGCTCAGCGACCGCATGCATGCCATGGCACACGACTCCTCGCGGCGCCCCGAGCTCTCGCGGCTGAACAACGAGTTCCACCGGGTCTTCCTCGACGCGGCCGACAACCGTGCGCTCGCCTCCTCGGCCCTGCACCTGGTCACTCCCCTGCTGGTGGCTCACGTCTTCGCCGCCTACTCAGAGGAGGCCCTGGCCCGATCACTGATGCATCACGACGAGCTGATCCTCGCCGCTCAGTCCGGAGACGCCCGCTGGGCCGAGGCGATTATGACCTCGCATATCCTCAGCGGCCTCCATGGGCACCGCGCCGCTCACGCCGCAGCCGGAGAGTCAGGCCCCTCCGCAGCCGATCCCGGGGGCTCCCTCGGACGGTGA
- a CDS encoding AAA family ATPase has protein sequence MQIMSVSSLKGGVGKTSVTMGLASAALQRGVRTLVIDLDPHADSTTGLAVSRGSGTEAGQLLKDARRTRISEHVVRSGWLDLLPEELRADARLDVVVGSALSATFDRPDIRPRDMRRLRTLLTGLTDYDLVLVDCPPSLAGLTRIAWAASHQVLLVAEPSLFSVAGTERTMRAIRLFSNEYAPQLKSAGVVVNRARADSTEHEYRLLEMERLYQEKLMLPVLEENAFWQQIQGAAYPVHQWPGDQARDLARSFDELLKQLL, from the coding sequence GTGCAGATCATGAGCGTGTCCAGCTTGAAAGGCGGGGTCGGGAAGACCTCGGTCACCATGGGGCTGGCGTCGGCAGCCCTCCAACGAGGAGTCAGGACGCTGGTCATCGACCTCGACCCGCATGCTGACTCGACCACCGGCCTCGCGGTCTCCCGTGGCTCAGGCACGGAGGCAGGTCAGCTGCTCAAGGACGCCCGCCGCACCCGGATCTCCGAACACGTGGTGCGGTCCGGCTGGCTGGACCTGCTCCCCGAGGAGCTGCGCGCCGACGCCAGGCTGGACGTCGTCGTCGGCTCGGCCCTCTCTGCCACCTTCGACCGCCCGGACATCCGGCCACGGGACATGCGACGGCTGCGCACCCTGCTGACTGGCCTGACCGACTACGACCTCGTCCTGGTGGACTGCCCGCCGTCGCTGGCCGGGTTGACCCGCATCGCCTGGGCCGCCTCCCACCAGGTGCTCCTGGTCGCCGAGCCGAGCCTGTTCTCAGTGGCCGGCACTGAGCGCACGATGCGTGCGATCCGCCTGTTCTCCAACGAGTACGCCCCGCAGCTCAAATCCGCAGGCGTGGTGGTCAACCGTGCCCGGGCGGACTCCACCGAGCACGAGTACCGCCTCCTGGAGATGGAGCGGCTCTACCAGGAGAAGCTGATGCTGCCGGTGCTCGAGGAGAACGCCTTCTGGCAGCAGATCCAGGGCGCCGCCTATCCGGTTCACCAGTGGCCCGGGGACCAGGCCCGCGACCTGGCGCGATCCTTCGACGAGCTGCTCAAACAGCTCCTCTGA
- a CDS encoding MerR family transcriptional regulator codes for MQQRLFDDGLPDLDEEMGYRGPIACAAAGITYRQLDYWARTQLVQPSLRNASGSGSARLYSFRDILVLKVVKRLLDTGVSLQQIRSAIEHLRERGVEDLAQITLMSDGASVYECTSADEVIDLVQGGQGVFGIAVGRVWREVEGSLAELPRERSDVEDQTPAPVSAEQAAGSELSAFSQQDEIAKMRARRRSQAS; via the coding sequence CTGCAGCAGCGGCTGTTCGACGACGGTCTTCCGGACCTCGACGAGGAGATGGGCTATCGGGGCCCGATCGCCTGCGCCGCCGCGGGCATCACCTACCGTCAGTTGGACTACTGGGCGCGCACTCAGCTGGTGCAGCCCTCCCTGCGCAACGCTTCCGGTTCCGGCTCGGCACGCCTGTACTCGTTCCGGGACATCCTGGTGCTCAAAGTGGTGAAGCGGCTGCTGGACACCGGAGTCTCATTGCAACAGATCCGCAGCGCCATCGAGCACCTGCGTGAACGCGGCGTGGAAGACCTGGCGCAGATCACCTTGATGTCGGACGGCGCCTCGGTCTACGAGTGCACCTCCGCGGATGAGGTCATCGACCTGGTCCAGGGAGGTCAGGGGGTGTTCGGCATCGCCGTGGGCAGGGTGTGGCGCGAGGTTGAGGGCAGCCTTGCCGAACTTCCTCGTGAACGCTCCGACGTGGAGGATCAGACTCCCGCTCCGGTCTCCGCCGAGCAGGCGGCCGGCTCGGAGCTCTCAGCATTCAGCCAGCAGGATGAGATCGCGAAGATGCGCGCTCGGCGCCGCTCCCAGGCTTCCTGA
- a CDS encoding bifunctional nuclease family protein — MTQRQIRLDVVGVRIEVPSHQPVVMLRGAEPGTEDLHVAIMVGTSEATAISMGMDGQTPPRPMTHDLLVEALSTLAEGVESIEIGLLDSSTYFGTIRLRRGQVLDSRASDAIAVAVRTGSPITMAESTLRAVAVTPRYRTAEGGEAQGAAGGPQRPASPMGTSPEASDVAKRGPISADEIKEFQKFLDGAEPEDFGKSNS; from the coding sequence ATGACACAGCGGCAGATCCGACTAGATGTGGTGGGCGTCCGCATTGAAGTGCCCTCGCACCAGCCCGTGGTGATGCTCCGTGGGGCGGAACCAGGAACTGAGGATCTCCACGTGGCGATCATGGTGGGAACCTCGGAGGCCACCGCCATCTCGATGGGGATGGACGGCCAGACCCCACCGCGGCCGATGACACACGATCTCCTCGTGGAGGCGCTCTCCACTTTGGCCGAGGGCGTCGAATCCATCGAGATCGGCCTACTCGACAGCTCCACCTATTTCGGCACGATTCGGCTGCGTCGCGGGCAGGTGCTCGATTCCCGCGCCTCGGACGCCATCGCGGTGGCCGTGCGCACCGGCTCCCCGATCACCATGGCCGAGTCCACGTTGCGAGCCGTGGCCGTGACTCCGCGCTATCGGACAGCTGAGGGCGGGGAAGCCCAGGGTGCCGCCGGTGGGCCCCAGCGGCCCGCATCCCCCATGGGGACGAGCCCGGAGGCCTCGGATGTGGCCAAGCGTGGTCCCATCTCCGCCGACGAGATCAAGGAGTTCCAGAAGTTCCTCGACGGTGCGGAACCGGAGGACTTCGGAAAGTCGAATTCCTGA